From the genome of Rhinoderma darwinii isolate aRhiDar2 chromosome 1, aRhiDar2.hap1, whole genome shotgun sequence:
TTAGGCTGTAGTAAAGACAATCTGTGGCACTTCACTGGTCTTGAAAATGCAACTTCCAGATTGTGCTGACAAAGTACCAGAAGGTCCAGCCAGTGCTGCGGAGAGTAAATTTGCTAGAAGGTATACAAACATGGTTGAGAGACTGATCAATAAAGTCATATTTCAGTCTTAGTGAGGTCTATGAATGGACTACAGCCAGCAGAGAGCCTTTAACACTAGCGCATAATCATCTAAACTGAATACAAATCTACTTAGGCAATTCAGCTAATTGTATATAGATCAGGCTCCGTTCTCACCAGCATCAGAGGCGCCTATTACCTTTCCTGCTGGACAAAGCCCAGAAAAGAGAACAATAGAAAGTTTGGAAACACTCTTGCTTATTCTCACAtctagttaggccccatgcacacgaccgtggccgCAATcacaggcacggccggccaccgacTGCCatccgcattttcaggccgtgctcccatacaaagtacgggagcacagcccgcaaaatgcaaaagaatggctatgttccataattttctgaacatttctacggcccggacacccatccgtagcactacggaaaggtgtccgcgttcaatgaaagtgaatgggttcatttttgcggaccgcaaaaactgaggttttcttttacggtcgtgtgcatggggccttagaaagaCGGAAGGTAGAACAGATGCCTCCAGCACTAGTGAAACCAGAAAGGCTGCATTTACTTGGTCTTATTAACAGCGGTTCATAATCCATCCCAGGAATACAGGCAGACCAAACGTTCTCTCTTTCCCCTTATGAGATCGGTTCCTGTTTTAAGCATGAAATATACAGTCACTATGGTTGAGTGAAGGCAGCCTTACAGAAAAGAAAACCACATACGCGAATATAAAGCACTTGGCTTGTTTCCTCAACTTGACGAGTAaggatataatatatacatatattctgaACTATAAGACATGGCTGGTTTAACCAAGTATTCCCTGCTTTTAACGATATTTGTAAAATATTTAGTGCATTTTCTATCACAAGTCCACAGCAAAATACTTGACATGAATGGTAGTGCTTTTAAACGgttaaaaattacatttaaaacgGTTGTGCTAAGAGATTatctatacattttattatttagtcCCTTTAAGATGGAAAATGAACTAATATGAAGATAAGGACACAAGTATGAGGTAAACCATATAACAATAGGCTTGTGCAAGTCTTCGCAACGCTTCAATTCTTGGGTTTTGACAGTCCTGGCAATGTGCAGAGGTTCTCTCCGTCTGGTTTCAAGAATCAGTTCAGCTTGTCTGGCTATAGAAGAGGAAGGAAATGACCTTGCTGGACTCCGATCACACAACATTACTCACAGTGACTTCCCAGAGCGTTACTTCAAATACAGAACTGGATACAATTCTAGCCCTGCTGCGATGGCAAAAAATGGTCATAGGCCCAAAGATAAAGCTGCAACGTGCCACGTCTGAATCCAGCAAGGAGCTACTGTGCGCACCGCTTTAGACTTCAACATGGGGAACAAAAgatctttagaaaaaaaaattaagacataGGGCATGTGTAATGGAAGCAATAAAACACAGGGAACAGTGACAAAAATGCAGTTTAGGTGATGCGGAACAGTAAAGCACATTGACCTTGTACAGCTTTTCATAATTAAAAATCGCACTTGCCAAAACGGTTTGGTTCTTTGAGAaacggagaaaaaaataaaataaattaactcCTCCAATGATTAGGTTTCTGAACAGTCCAATAATGGTTACAATGAGGCTTAATGCACAACCCCCGAATAGCACATGCCTTAGGTTGACCTCCATAAAACCATGCATCTTCCTGGTGGCCATGTAACCGAGCAGACTTCTACTTCAATAGAACTTGTAAAATGCTTCCTGCATTTTATGATGAAACAGAAATCTAGCAACCGCATGGAAAGGAGGTCTTGGCTCCAGAATTTAGCTCTACTGTATTCTCTGGAGGCTGACTCAAAACCAGTGGCTTGTGACTCTTGAGCTTGTGGGCCAGTGTCATGAATATAGCCTCAACATGGTCATTGGTATTCTTGGCAGAGGTTTCAAACATTGGCATGCTGTGTAAATCAGCAAACTTTTGGGCCAAGTCAGTGGGTACTTGAATAGAGTCCTTTAGGTCACACTTATTGCCAACCAGAATTCGGGGGACATCGTTGGTAAGTAAATGCCGCTTGCACTCCTCTATCCAGGCTGGTAGGCTCTGGAAACTTGCCATGTTGGTGATGTCATAGACAAAAACCACAGCATGTACATTCCTATAGTAATGTTGTACCATGCTCTTGCGGAAACGTTCTTGTCCAGCCGTGTCCCATAACTGAATCTGCAAAatgaggcaaaaaaaaatgaaatatattgAAGTAAATAGACCTTGCATTGCTTGTAGCATGAAAAATATATTAATACGGTAGTACTTTCAGAAATCCGCTTACTGTAAGACTAGATTCACGCGAACGTGGGgaaacggacatgaaaaacgatatttttcacatccgaggtgccccgtgcgggttccgttttcacggatccccatagacttgagtctatgaaggcatccgttgaaaaatagaacatgccctattttgttccgttttaacggacccttcacatggtccgttgaaacaacggccgtgtgaatgtccccattgaaatacatgcgtccatgtgacggccgttgttttaacagccgtcacatggacgtaaaCTACGttagtctgaattcggcctaaggctatattcacacctgCGCTCGTTTTTCCGTTGCTATACTCTGagtagcagaacaagggaataactggAAGCGCTGGTTCCATTTCACTACGAACACAACCGGTGGCCGACGGAACCCTTTGaccttaatgggttccgtcagctgtctttcggggtgtccgtggttttaccggaaagcatagcacagcatgctgcactattgttcccggtaatctcggccggatctgcgacagaggcccttaacggagcctccaacgcaggtgtgaacaaggccttacactaatggggtttaaaggaacagtgtcacgaaaaaaaaatttttttacatcagtttgatttttgtgttttattaaaaacttttatatttgtgtgtttgtgttttacttttttttatttttgaactttttcttccctatggaggctgccatttttttttccatttctgtaggtgtcgattaacgacacatacagacatggaatacggcagctccagtcccataatgaatgcgaacggggcccgttccatccactatgctgtacgccgtctgtatgggaacggcgcatgcgccgctcccacacagtccaagttgaacggtgcgccgtccggcgccattttcctgtagaccggaagtcgcggccggacagtaagattactacttccggtcgcggcttccggacttgtgcacttggagcggcggtagcagactgagcggacggaccggagggagcggcggcgactggagcagataagttatttctgtgtatgtacgtgtttcagtgtgtgtttactagtgtatgttaacctactacactgtgtgttagctcaaaaaatggcgacacacagtgtaggaggtttgaccgttcaatcccctcgtttctcccggtaccagccaggataaaggaggggggattctgagagcgagtgagttttctcaaattttgcagcataaagcaatgtggttgctttaccacatgcaatgcttcaattttgggaattgcgccatctagtgaccagcacagggaaatattataaattagaatctaatttataatatttcctgactcgtgaaaaaaataaaaaaaaattagaacaatgtttaatcacttatacactaactgtttaactaaaaaaaaaaaaattttttttttctagcgtcacattccctttaaggagattAGAGAAACAAAGCTGCTTTTTCAGAAAGAGCTCCATTCTCGTATATGGGTGGAATTGCAGTTTTCtacttgaatggggctgtgctgcaataccagacccagcCCTGAGACAagagtgccactgtttttggaagaaagcagccatattttttgtAATCTTATACAACTCCTTCAAGTTTCATCCTATTCCCTAAAAGGTTGCCGACAGTACAGAGCAGTTACCAGCAAACGCTAACATGTAGACACGTTCATGCTTGGTCTGTCGTGAGACATAAGTATTGGAAAACAAGGTGCtttataatatacagtgaaggaaataagtatttgatcccttgctgattttgtaagtttgcccactgccaaagacatgaacaatctagaatttttaggctaggttaattttaccagtgagagatagattatataaaaagaaaaacagaaaatcacagtcaaaattatatatatttatttgcattgtgcacagagaaataagtatttgatcccctaccaaccattaagagttcagcctcctccagaccagttacacgctccaaatcaacttggtgcctgcattaaagacagctgtcttacatggtcacctgtataaaagactcctgtccacagactcaattaatcagtctgactctaacctctacaacatgggcaagaccaaagagctttctaaggatgtcagggacaagatcatagacctgcacaaggctggaatgggctacaaaaccataagtaagacgctgggtgagaaggagacaactgttggtgcaatagtaagaaaatggaagacatacaaaatgactgtcaatcgacatcgatctggggctccatgcaaaatctcacctcgtggggtatccttgatcctgaggaaggtgagagctcagctgaaaactacacggggggaacttgttaatgatctcaaggcagctgggaccacagtcaccaagaaaaccattggtaacacattacgccgtaatggattaaaatcctgcagtgcccgcaaggtccccctgctcaagaaggcacatgtacaggcccgtctgaagtttgcaaattaacatctggatgattctgagagtgattgggagaaggtgctgtggtcagatgagactaaaattgagctctttggcattaactcaactcgccatgtttggaggaagagaaatactgtctatgacccaaagaacaccgtccccactgtcaagcatggaggtggaaacattatgttttgggggtgtttctctgctaagggcacaggactacttcaccgcatcaatgggagaatggatggagccatgtaccgtcaaatcctgagtgacaaactccttccctccaccaggacattaaaaatggctcgtggctgggtcttccagcacgacaatgacccgaaacatacagccaaggcaacaaaggagtggctcaaaaagaagcacattaaggtcatggagtggcctagccagtctccagaccttaatcccatcgaaaacttatggagggagctgaagatccgagttgccaagagacagcctcgaaatcttaatgatttacagatgatctgcaaagaggagtgggccaaaattccatctaacatgtgtgcaaacctcatcatcaactacaaaaaacgtctgactgctgtgcttgccaacaagggttttgccaccaagtattaagtctggtttgccaaagggatcaaatacttatttctctgtgcacaatgcaaataaatatatataaattttgacaatgtgattttctgttttttttatataatctatctctcactggtaaaattaacctagcctaaaaattatagactgttcatgtctgacagtgggcaaacttacaaaatcagcaagggatcaaatacttatttccttcactgtagatatccCAGATCTGTACCACAGTGCACCCTATGATTCTGAGAAAATGTTGGGGAGCACTAGAAGCTACATCCAAATTCATTCATGCACTCTTAACTTAATCGTATCATtacctttattttttctccatctATTTCTACACACCTCTCCCTAAAGTCCACACCGATGGTGGCCTCAGTCCGTTCAGGGAAATAGCTCGTGCAGAAGCGGTACGTCAGGCAGGTCTTTCCCACGTTGGAATCGCCAATTACAATAATCTTAAAAATCCTGGCCCGGGCAGATCCATAAGAGCATGTGCTGCTGATACTGGCTTCCAAGGATGATTCAAGTCCTCTGTCTCCACCGGTGGCTGAAGACATAGTTACCCACAAGCAACTGCTgtaaaagaaatgatgagaatacAAGTCGTGTGAACTGGAATAGCAAGTCAAAACCCAAGGCCGGGATACAGAATCCATGTGTGACAAGTAACAAGTGCTGAAGATAGCAAATAAAAGAACATGTTCTCTAATAAAGAGGTTCTTAGTCCGGAGAACTAAATCCTAATAAATGATAGGCCCTTGTACCATTTCATAAGAGAACGTAGCTGTACAGCGGGCCCTGCGGCGAACACTACACGGTGTATGTGGTTATACAACAGTATAGTCATGCAACTTTTTAAACGAGCATCTGTAAATCACGGGACGAAAGTGGTCATGCACCCCTAGCCTAAACATAAAAGGTAAGTATTGGCCAAACTATTTCAACTATTTTCCCCTATTGTTGGCCATGAATTCACACACAATTTcttgcttttaaaaaaaacatgagtgTTTTTCAAATGtaatgtgtggtttttttttataaagtttttcacatagtgtaattttgtacattCATTTTTTGTGGCGTAAGGCCAGACAAGAAAACGCACAAAAACCCTGTGtgcgaatccagcctaaggccgggttccctcgTAGCGTAAACgcagcggaatttccgcaacagagtggtgtgtggaaattccggagcatttacagtagcagcaaagtggatgagatttaagaaatctcatgcccacgctgcgcaaaaaatacCAGCGTaagtgttaataaattgacctgtggagctgaatttaattccgcagcaggtcaatttatgcagcgtttttgttgattttctgttgcgggttttccccattgaattccatggggatgcaaaacccgcaaaagaaagccaagtgttgcgacttttgtggtcgtgatatttacacagcgtatccgacccgtggggacCCGGCCTTAGGGTGGGTTCACGCTTAGCGTATACCCTGCAGATTTACCGTTCTGATTTTCGGgccaaaaatctgcagtgtgttagagtggcagcaaagtgaatgaattGAAACAGATCTCACCCACACGTTGCAGGAAAACTACGCACAGAACACGTACGTAAATTTACCAGTGGTCCAGATTATAAATCCGCAGTGTCAATCaatgcatttgttgcagaatttccccattgagttcaattagGGAAGTCAAATTCCACAACAAATGCCATTGCTTACGGAATTTGCTGCGATTACGCTCCGTATTTGcatgttgaaaaaataaaaaagcctatACTCACCAATtagaggctgcagcggtcacatgtgatgaaacgctATCACAGGAGAccacctggacaccgagcacccGGACGAACAACGAAATGGCAACGTCCGGAAAGGAGTATAGGCTTTTATTTCTGGAGGCCGTTTCCTGAAGTAGAAAATTCAGCCAAATATACACACCAAATTAAATAATCATTTGGTGCGAGTATTCAGCCGGATTTCCCTGCATGTTCTGGGTCGCATGCGCCGCAATTTTACCACAGCGTATATgccccgtatgaacatacccttaaaatgttgATACGTTGagtttgttttcattttcacaggtaTTGGGTCTCAATCTGTAGTTTATGTTATGATTATCTGTCAGACAGTtgaaatctaatgtctatggccatcttATGAAGGCAGttcaaggccttattcacacaatgcagattttgcatgcattttttttaaagccaaaaccagaattggattcatgagagcagatacattacacctttctttatatatttcttctgtatgtgttccgttcctggttttggcttaaaaaaaatactgggaaaatctgcatcaaatttgcactgtgtgaacaaggccttattacTCACATCCACACAGGACAGATAGGTGGACAATAAGGGGTTTGACGGTgctatacaaaatgtatataagcatcatggcttctgtttataacagAGTACTGACTGCTATGCCAGATCGGATACCGATGAATCCTGAGGGACCTcagtgacttataatggggtctgtcatTTTCCATCCGCGTccgttattttttattataagaaTAGAACTGCAGACTGcattattcttgccatcaaatatATTGGAAccagggcgtaactaggaaagactggaccccatagccaactcttgactggggccctgcctaggtgccacaagcagtccacgttatagatagtgccccttgtagaatgtgccatacagcccacctgcagagagtgctatacagccccgcctatagactgcgtcacaccccacttgtagatagtgccatacagcccccctgtagatatcgcaataaagcccccctgtatatagcgctataccgcTCccactttatatagtgccacacagcccaccctcccTTTTAGCTAGTGccgcacatccccccccccccccatagtagatagtggcacacagacccctgtagattgcaccacagcccccccccccttgtaaatagtgccatacagcccccctagtagatagtgccacacagatcccccatgtgtatagtgccacacagccccgcccttgtgtatagtgccacacggcaatggcgcatccgataaaaaaagttatatcggccagggggatgtcacgcaaacatggaaaggtgggttggaggcaggactatgtgactcttcaggatagcggcaccgcccaatgaccctctaatgagtacttagcatatagtgtgtgtcgttttaaaagtggattttacagATTCTGCTTCATCTGAAAAaagcatacatttggaaatattgtcaggtcatgtatcaccgcatggtggcggttcaaggggttaaaactaccagacaggttcctgtaaagggaagtgagatatatatatatattcctgctatttcattccaaggagttgattcatccttactatggtaacgtgcacatggcctgatttccagtctacattgagtgctgtgttttttgcatctgttcgaactatatatatatatatatatatatatatatatatatatatatatatatatatatatatatatatatgtgtgtatgtatatgtgtgtatatgtatatatatataatatatatgtgtatgtatagtacatataatgtatcatgagccagggctgtaacagccctggtcatgaatgcggttctaagcgaagcaggacaattagcatgtccctgctttgtttggaaaccatggagacaagggatagttatcccccgtctccatttcaagtctcccgcgcgcacggactgtctcgtgcgtgcgctcatgagtcggctggtgatacattatcaccatgccgacccaagctagccaggggcaagcgccacatcccccgctgcgagcgtaccgacagggttaaatagccctgcgtctgtACGCTCAGGGGCCGAAGCTAGCAGAagacgatcagctgagagctgcctgcctgcctcccacaccaccgacccggctcacctctctctttcctccaaagacctgggctcctgctcctgcctctgctgctccaccaaagtcaagctaagtatcaagtgtagcagcagctacacttaaccctgtctctccctgtctcctcctgctgtaacccttgcttccgtgagttaaccccttgatctccctgagtactgtcccagagtccctaagttcccagagttaaccctggcttccctgagttaaccccttgctctccctgagtacagtCCCAGAGTtccccccttgctctccctgagtactgtccctgagttaacccttgctctccctgagcccCTACTGTCcccgagttaaccccttgctctcccagagtactgtcccagagttccctgagttaaccccttgctctccctgagtactgtccctgagttaacccttgcttccctgagttaaccccttgctctccctgagtactatcccagagttaaccccttgctctccctgagtactgtcccagagttaacccttgcttccctgaattaaccccttgctctccccgagtactgtcccagagttaacccttgcttccctgagtccctgagttaaccccttgctctccccaagttaaccccttgctctccctaagttaacccctgcttccgagttaaccccttgctctcaccggaatactgtcccagagttaaccctttctTCTCTGAGTAATCCTGTGTTCCCTAAGTTcacccttgctgccctaagtaccctgcagtgacccttgacctgcacatccccatgtacacagaaacccattccccttgttcctccttatcccgtattaacccttcgtgtatagggaaagttatattaggagggagtgggatagagagcgtgtgagaatcacaagtaacttatgtgtattgtgttgtaacgtaactgtattctgtgtaggtttaggtaagtgggtggcggtataatattgtgataccgtgtttatactgtactgtgattagttactgtattatatatgagtgattactgtatgttaataaatattacctttatgtactatacggtcttattcccttgagcagccgctaaagcaattagatcgacgttcgtataaggaaaaggtagggggaactaggcataaccctagtgaccgattataaaggcggtagtaatagtgggtgccactaaccagtgaatcccgctattaccccacccccattaacagttcccatgaaatatacaatgaattgaaccaagctctgacatatacggctccagaaccaagctcaatacatatatacagtaccagaactaaacccagtacatatatacagcaccagaacaatacagctcaatttagtgcaaccactgccgtataggtttgtacggtgtaaaactacagctcccagcatggcctgaacaatagtaaggatatgctgggagatgctgtttcacaaaaaaaaaaaatcataccacccatcatctcgctgcagatcataccgtgactacagtgctgaatagaggcagaataaacatttacattaagtgactcaccggtgacgtctcagattctagttcttttcttctccctccggtccagacgtcTATgacggatttctaccggccatgacccatttctgcagttttccgctcagatatcttcagcttctcacttttaaaatatttctgcacctataaaacgaagtaaaaattctcaacacctctaaatataataaaagcgccatacactgtaccactaactataatagcgccatacactgtgtccctgattataatagtaccatacactgtgtcacacacacacacacacacagtgccccctaaagatagtacccccataggcccctttagatagtgacccccacagagcacctgtagatagtgccctacatagaagccactgtatatagtgacccacatacagctctctgtagagctgcaaggc
Proteins encoded in this window:
- the RAB33B gene encoding ras-related protein Rab-33B; this encodes MSSATGGDRGLESSLEASISSTCSYGSARARIFKIIVIGDSNVGKTCLTYRFCTSYFPERTEATIGVDFRERCVEIDGEKIKIQLWDTAGQERFRKSMVQHYYRNVHAVVFVYDITNMASFQSLPAWIEECKRHLLTNDVPRILVGNKCDLKDSIQVPTDLAQKFADLHSMPMFETSAKNTNDHVEAIFMTLAHKLKSHKPLVLSQPPENTVELNSGAKTSFPCGC